Proteins found in one Oryza glaberrima chromosome 4, OglaRS2, whole genome shotgun sequence genomic segment:
- the LOC127770005 gene encoding auxin-responsive protein SAUR36-like, with the protein MLKRSHGGFRLGRKLLSAWRWVLCCRRRRWRGYLRLQTTSGGCGGACKEGSEEAKRLAPVLRWGRSLVRRLSLGRKDGGRRRILDEPVSTPKGQVAVYVGGGNPGESLRYVVPVVYFNHPMFGELLREAEEEFGFQHPGGITIPCAASRFERAAAVAAAGKKAFGRW; encoded by the coding sequence ATGCTAAAGCGGTCGCATGGAGGGTTCCGGCTGGGGCGGAAGCTGCTCAGTGCCTGGCGATGGGTGCTctgctgccggcgccggcgctggcgggGCTACCTGCGCCTGCAGACGACGTCGGGTGGGTGCGGCGGCGCTTGCAAGGAGGGGAGCGAAGAAGCCAAGAGGCTGGCCCCGGTGCTGCGGTGGGGGCGGTCGCTGGTGCGGCGGCTGAGCCTCGGGCGGaaggacggcgggcggcggcggattctGGACGAGCCCGTGTCGACGCCCAAGGGGCAGGTGGCGGTgtacgtcggcggcggcaaccccGGCGAGTCGCTGAGGTACGTGGTGCCGGTGGTGTACTTCAACCACCCCATGTTCGGGGAGCTTCTgagggaggccgaggaggagttCGGCTTCCAGCACCCCGGCGGCATCACCATCCCCTGCGCCGCGTCGCGGttcgagcgcgccgccgccgtggcggccgccggGAAGAAGGCGTTCGGCAGGTGGTAG